From Palaemon carinicauda isolate YSFRI2023 chromosome 29, ASM3689809v2, whole genome shotgun sequence, one genomic window encodes:
- the LOC137622485 gene encoding uncharacterized protein has product MATFPWHLVATCPSLHVATFFRTFWPHSPCLPSVATFHSSPVATLHSPHCGHIPQSPCGPIPQPLWPHSPAPCGHIPSPSVAILPAPLWSHSPAPCGHIPQPPEATFPSPLWPHSSGPYGHNPNTIVATFPSPLLPHSQALVATFPRHPVVTFPSPSGHIPQPPVATFPAPL; this is encoded by the coding sequence ATGGCAACCTTCCCCTGGCACCTTGTGGCCACATGCCCCAGCCTCCATGTGGCCACGTTCTTCAGAACCTTCTGGCCACATTCCCCATGCCTTCCCTCTGTGGCCACATTCCACAGCTCCCCTGTGGCCACACTCCACAGCCCTCACTGTGGCCACATTCCCCAGTCCCCCTGTGGCCCCATTCCCCAGCCCCTGTGGCCACATTCCCCAGCCCCCTGTGGCCACATTCCCAGCCCCTCTGTAGCCATCCTCCCAGCCCCATTGTGGTCACATTCCCCAGCCCCTTGTGGCCACATTCCCCAGCCCCCTGAGGCTACATTCCCCAGCCCCTTGTGGCCACATTCCTCAGGCCCTTATGGCCATAATCCCAACACCATTGTGGCCACTTTCCCCAGCCCCCTGTTGCCACATTCCCAGGCCCTTGTGGCCACATTCCCCAGGCACCCTGTGGTCACATTCCCCAGCCCCTCTGGCCACATTCCCCAGCCCCCTGTGGCCACATTCCCAGCCCCCCTGTAG